A genomic stretch from Procambarus clarkii isolate CNS0578487 chromosome 14, FALCON_Pclarkii_2.0, whole genome shotgun sequence includes:
- the LOC123772894 gene encoding putative per-hexamer repeat protein 5 yields the protein MELETIGTGTPDTETIGTGTPRTEIIGTGTPRTETIGTGTPRTETIGTGTPRTKTIGTGTPRTEIIGTGTPRTETIGTGTPRTETIGTGTPRTETIGTGTPRTETIGTGTPRTETIGTGTPRTETISTRTPDTETIGPGTPGTETIGTGTPRTETIGTGTPDTETIGTGTPDTETIGTGTPRTETIGTGTPRTEIIGTGTPRTETIGTGTPRTETIGTGTPRTETIGTGTPRTETIGTGTPRTETISTRTPDTETIGPGTPGTETIGTGTPRTETIGTGTPRTETIGPGTPRTETIGTGTPRTEIIGTETPRTETIGTGTPRTETIGTGTPGTETIGTGTPGTEIIGTGTPGTETIGTGTPRTETIGTGTPETETIGTGTPETETIGTGTPGTETIGTGTPGTETIGTGTPRTETIGTGTLEPETIITGTLGTETISTGTPGTEAISTGTEAISTGTPGTEVIITGRERPLVPEQRLLVLELRILVLE from the exons atggag TTGG AGACTATTGGTACTGGAACACCTGACACAGAGACTATTGGTACTGGAACACCTAGAACAGAGATTATTGGTACTGGAACACCTAGAACAGAGACTATTGGTACTGGAACACCTAGAACAGAGACTATTGGTACTGGAACACCTAGAACAAAGACTATTGGTACTGGAACACCTAGAACAGAGATTATTGGTACTGGAACACCTAGAACAGAGACTATTGGTACTGGAACACCTAGAACAGAGACTATTGGTACTGGAACACCTAGAACAGAGACTATTGGTACTGGAACACCTAGAACAGAGACTATTGGTACTGGAACACCTAGAACAGAGACTATTGGTACTGGAACACCTAGAACAGAGACTATTAGTACTAGAACACCTGACACAGAGACTATTGGTCCTGGAACACCTGGAACAGAGACTATTGGTACTGGAACACCTAGAACAGAGACTATTGGTACTGGAACACCTGACACAGAGACTATTGGTACTGGAACACCTGACACAGAGACTATTGGTACTGGAACACCTAGAACAGAGACTATTGGTACTGGAACACCTAGAACAGAGATTATTGGTACTGGAACACCTAGAACAGAGACTATTGGTACTGGAACACCTAGAACAGAGACTATTGGTACTGGAACACCTAGAACAGAGACTATTGGTACTGGAACACCTAGAACAGAGACTATTGGTACTGGAACACCTAGAACAGAGACTATTAGTACTAGAACACCTGACACAGAGACTATTGGTCCTGGAACACCTGGAACAGAGACTATTGGTACTGGAACACCTAGAACAGAGACTATTGGTACTGGAACACCTAGAACAGAGACTATTGGTCCTGGAACACCTAGAACAGAGACTATTGGTACTGGAACACCTAGAACAGAGATTATTGGTACTGAAACACCTAGAACAGAGACTATTGGTACTGGAACACCTAGAACAGAGACTATTGGTACTGGAACACCTGGAACAGAGACTATTGGTACTGGAACACCTGGAACAGAGATTATTGGTACTGGAACACCTGGAACAGAGACTATTGGTACTGGAACACCTAGAACAGAGACTATAGGTACTGGAACACCTGAAACAGAGACTATTGGTACTGGAACACCTGAAACAGAGACTATTGGTACTGGAACACCTGGAACAGAGACTATTGGTACTGGAACACCTGGAACAGAGACTATTGGTACTGGAACACCTAGAACAGAGACTAttggtactggaacacttgaaccAGAGACCATTATTACTGGAACACTTGGAACAGAGACCATCAGTACTGGAACACCTGGAACAGAGGCTATTAGTACTGGAACAGAGGCCATTAGTACTGGAACACCTGGAACAGAGGTTATTATTACTGGAAGAGAGAGACCATTAGTACCGGAACAGAGACTATTAGTACTGGAACTGAGAATATTAGTCCTGGAATAG